The bacterium genome includes the window TGGCAGAGGGTTCCGAGCTCGGCAGGTGAGCTCGGGTCGGGGATGGGTTTTACGTAGCCGGCGCCATAGATCTGCGGATCCAGGTAGCGGGCCTTGTAGGCGAGGGGGCAGCGGGCGTAGGTGTCCAAGCGCGAAAAGGACCAGTGCTCGTTGTGGACCTGGAAGCCCTCGGGGATGGCGGGGTCGAGGAGGGGCATGTCTGGGCTGCAGGGCGCCAGGGGCGCCGCGTGGGGCGTGTTCATGGGTTCATCCTTCCGTGGGGCTGGGTGTTGACGGTTGGGGGCGTGTGGGGCGCCTGTGGCCGCGTGGCGGCCGGGCGGGGCGCGCGTCGCGGCGGGCGGCGGAGATAAGACCAGCGGTTGGGGAAAAGCGGGGACGGCCTTCGGCCAGCCAGACCGGAACAGGTTCTGAATGCCGACTTTTGCCAATTGGATAAAAGTGCATTGCCAAAAGCTAATGGGAAAAGGGCGAACTCAAAAAGTTTTGGTCTGCCCGCGGGACTGTGGCTGCATGACGTATTACACTTTAAAAAGAGAATAGATTGTTCGTTGCGCGGGCACGGTCCAGCGGGCAGAAACTTTTTTCGTTCGTCCCTCACCCTATGGCTTTTGGCCGATATGAAAAAGCCACTTGGCGAGTTGCCAAAGCTACAAGCAAAATTCGACAGAGATATGAGCCAAATCGCATTGGCCTGTTTGGCACAAAATGTGTTCATAATTCCAACAAGGTCCGAGCTCAAATCTGTGCCATTTTGGCCAAATCGATTTGGCCTGCCGTTGTGACGGTTCTGCGTCTTTTGTTCAGTTCTTTGATTCATCCTGCTAATCCTCGGGAGTGAGCCACTGAGTGGATTCGAGCCAGTCGACGATGGCGGCGAGGTGCTCTTGAGAACGGGGCGTGACGTCCCCTTTCAGCCAGTGGCTGACGGTTCTGACGGGGATGCCGAGGGCGC containing:
- a CDS encoding PD-(D/E)XK nuclease family protein, giving the protein MNTPHAAPLAPCSPDMPLLDPAIPEGFQVHNEHWSFSRLDTYARCPLAYKARYLDPQIYGAGYVKPIPDPSSPAELGTLCHRTLELVGASLRQSRHKGRLFKQQKLLLDCLRQAFVEQASTNGQVLADAQAILIEYLRTGDFYSDQIIGLEWP